In the Phaseolus vulgaris cultivar G19833 chromosome 7, P. vulgaris v2.0, whole genome shotgun sequence genome, one interval contains:
- the LOC137828714 gene encoding uncharacterized protein has product MELKNVVKEKKFWMASFIIAWAAALQGHIFWLQRQNSFKQKFGNPQDHPQNPN; this is encoded by the exons atggaattgaaaaatgtgGTGAAGGAGAAGAAATTTTGGATGGCATCTTTCATCATTGCTTGGGCTGCAGCACTTCAG GGTCACATCTTCTGGTTGCAGCGCCAAAACTCCTTCAAACAAAAATTCGGTAACCCCCAAGATCATCCTCAAAACCCTAACTAA